A DNA window from Rhodothermales bacterium contains the following coding sequences:
- a CDS encoding hydrogenase small subunit — MAADQPSYWEKMKQHGYSRRDFLKFCTYISAFMGLEASGIPRVVMAMQTTPRQPVIWFHFQECTCCSESFIRSSHPIVADIILDKISLDYTETLQAAAGHQAHEALQATMKNHYGNYIMCVEGSVPTGNDGVYCCIGGRTALDIVREAAEGAKAIIAWGSCASNGCVQSANPNPTGATPIHEIIRGKPIVRVPGCPPIGEVMAGVIVHVLTFDRIPQLDGAGRPKAFYSKRVHDSCYRRPFYDAGLFVESFDDENARKGYCLYKVGCRGPVTYNACGIMRWNNGTSYPIQSGHPCIGCSEDEFWDNGPFYNHLASFPGFGIESNADKIGLTVGAATVAGVTAHAVYTNVRKRRLINQEKLAQEKQGQPDTGNTES; from the coding sequence GTGGCTGCCGATCAGCCATCTTACTGGGAGAAGATGAAGCAGCACGGCTATTCACGGAGGGACTTTCTGAAGTTCTGCACCTACATCTCCGCATTCATGGGGCTGGAGGCGAGCGGGATTCCACGGGTGGTCATGGCGATGCAGACGACGCCGCGCCAGCCAGTCATATGGTTCCACTTCCAGGAATGCACGTGCTGTAGCGAGTCGTTTATCCGGTCCTCTCATCCCATTGTCGCGGACATCATTCTCGACAAGATTTCTCTCGACTATACGGAGACGCTTCAGGCTGCCGCAGGGCACCAGGCTCATGAAGCCCTTCAGGCCACGATGAAGAACCATTACGGGAACTACATCATGTGCGTGGAAGGCTCTGTGCCAACCGGCAACGACGGCGTCTACTGCTGTATCGGAGGTCGCACAGCGCTCGACATCGTTCGCGAGGCGGCAGAGGGCGCCAAAGCGATCATAGCCTGGGGAAGCTGCGCGTCGAACGGCTGCGTGCAATCTGCCAATCCGAATCCGACCGGTGCGACACCGATCCATGAGATCATCAGAGGAAAGCCGATCGTTCGCGTTCCCGGATGCCCGCCGATCGGCGAGGTGATGGCGGGCGTCATCGTTCACGTGCTCACGTTTGACCGAATTCCGCAACTCGACGGTGCGGGTCGGCCGAAAGCCTTCTACTCGAAGCGCGTGCACGACTCATGCTATCGCCGGCCGTTCTACGACGCGGGTCTCTTCGTGGAGTCCTTCGACGACGAGAATGCGCGCAAGGGATACTGCCTGTACAAAGTGGGCTGCAGAGGTCCAGTAACGTACAACGCCTGCGGCATAATGCGGTGGAATAACGGCACGAGTTATCCGATCCAGTCCGGTCATCCGTGCATCGGCTGCAGCGAAGACGAATTCTGGGACAACGGACCGTTCTACAATCACCTGGCGTCCTTCCCCGGATTCGGGATTGAGAGCAACGCCGACAAGATCGGCCTTACTGTCGGGGCTGCGACCGTAGCAGGTGTAACGGCTCACGCTGTCTACACGAATGTCCGCAAGCGTCGCCTGATCAACCAGGAGAAGCTGGCCCAGGAGAAGCAGGGGCAACCGGACACCGGCAATACTGAATCGTAA